The Drosophila biarmipes strain raj3 chromosome 2L, RU_DBia_V1.1, whole genome shotgun sequence genome has a window encoding:
- the LOC127010635 gene encoding inactive pancreatic lipase-related protein 1 — protein sequence MSKSSTAILLLIISGLCKGEKELRGWLPEFCVFGEQNCPNSRVSFWLYTNNTRDNPHLLDPLNPQKDLFEPRLPLKILIHGFIGNRNLTPNLEVRDVLLQTQPVNVISVDYETLVRWPCYYPWAVNNAPIVSECLAQMINNLISAGISRREDIHLIGFSLGAQVAGMVANYVRQPLARITGLDPAGPGFMMQTSLQQKLDASDADFVDIIHTDPFFFSMLPPMGHADFYPNLDQLNQRGCSYISNWRFYNCNHYRAAVYYGESIVSGRGFWAQQCGGWLDFFSQRCSHYSNMPNTQMGYFVSDNASGSYFLTTHEVSPFAKGPLVEVEFDVSEYRKLARQALS from the exons CGATCCTCCTCCTAATAATCTCCGGTCTTTGCAAAGGAGAAAAAGAGCTACGAGGCTGGCTGCCAGAGTTCTGTGTTTTCGGCGAGCAAAACTGCCCCAATTCGAGAGTTTCCTTCTGGCTTTACACCAA CAACACCCGGGATAATCCCCACTTACTGGATCCTTTGAATCCGCAAAAGGATCTCTTCGAGCCTCGTCTTCCCCTGAAAATACTCATTCATGGGTTCATAGGAAACAGGAACTTGACACCCAACCTGGAGGTCAGAGATGTGCTTCTCCAAACCCAGCCTGTAAATGTGATATCGGTGGATTATGAGACCCTGGTGCGGTGGCCATGCTATTATCCTTGGGCTGTGAATAATGCCCCGATTGTCTCCGAGTGTCTGGCTCAAATGATAAACAATCTAATCTCTGCTGGCATCAGTAGACGTGAGGATATACACTTGATAGGCTTCAGTCTGGGCGCCCAAGTGGCTGGCATGGTGGCCAACTATGTGAGACAACCTCTGGCCAGGATTACGGGTCTGGATCCTGCGGGTCCCGGCTTTATGATGCAGACTTCGCTGCAGCAAAAGCTGGATGCCAGCGATGCGGACTTCGTGGACATCATACACACCGATCCGTTCTTCTTCTCCATGCTGCCGCCCATGGGTCACGCGGACTTCTATCCCAATCTCGACCAGCTGAACCAGCGGGGATGCAGCTACATCAGCAACTGGAGGTTTTACAATTGCAATCATTACAGGGCAGCCGTCTACTATGGAGAGTCCATTGTCTCGGGCAGGGGCTTCTGGGCTCAACAGTGCGGCGGTTGGTTAGACTTCTTCTCGCAGCGTTGCAGCCATTACTCCAACATGCCCAACACTCAGATGGGCTACTTTGTCTCGGATAA tgCCTCGGGATCATATTTTCTCACTACCCATGAGGTGTCTCCATTTGCCAAAGGACCTCTTGTCGAAGTCGAATTTGATGTTTCCGAGTATCGAAAATTAGCGAGACAAGCATTAAGTTAA
- the LOC108029130 gene encoding phospholipase A1 member A, producing MAPSVRKPKNADFWLQLLCVSFTLFRLEFAAGQNAGVVAAAVAAGQNQTQVYVTDSCLQKPYRCPHPKIQFYLYTRRTQEQPEFIDVLDANALYYTHFNPRHPTKIIIHGFGGGRTLSPSPDLREAYFSVGEYNIIIVDYADAVKEPCLSQMDWAPRFGSLCISQLVKYLARHPRGVQPDDLHFIGYSVGAHIAGLVANYLKPEEGKIGRITALDPTIFFYAGANNSRDLDTTDAHFVDVVHTGAGILGQWHSSGHADFYVNGGTRQPACVGSATLFQTLACDHTKVTPYFIESITTTRGFYAGPCPNLFSYLIGWCEPKDSEYVLMGEHCSHKARGNYYVTTNAKAPFARGFPGKGRSNGEYQGVRR from the exons atgGCTCCAAGTGTGAGGAAGCCGAAAAATGCAGACTTTTGGCTGCAGCTGCTCTGCGTGAGTTTTACACTCTTTCGCCTGGAATTCGCCG ctggccaaaatgcgggaGTTGTGGCCGCGGCGGTGGCGGCTGGACAAAACCAAACCCAGGTCTATGTGACAGATTCTTGCCTGCAAAAGCCCTACCGTTGTCCGCATCCCAAGATACAGTTCTATCTGTACACGAGGCGCACCCAGGAGCAGCCGGAATTCATTGATGTCCTGGACGCGAATGCCTTGTACTACACCCACTTCAACCCTCGTCATCCCACCAAAATCATCATCCATGGATTTGGGGGCGGTCGAACCCTGAGTCCCAGTCCCGATCTTCGGGAGGCCTACTTCAGCGTGGGCGAGTACAACATCATCATTGTGGACTACGCGGATGCCGTTAAGGAACCCTGTCTCAGTCAGATGGACTGGGCCCCTCGATTCGGCAGCCTGTGCATCTCCCAGCTGGTCAAGTACCTCGCTCGACATCCCCGGGGAGTGCAGCCGGATGATCTGCACTTTATAGGCTATAGTGTGGGTGCCCACATCGCCGGCCTGGTGGCCAACTATCTGAAGCCGGAGGAGGGAAAGATAGGCAGGATTACGGCCCTAGATCCAACGATATTCTTCTATGCCGGAGCCAACAACTCCAGGGACCTGGATACCACAGATGCCCACTTTGTCGATGTCGTCCATACGGGAGCCGGCATCCTGGGGCAGTGGCACTCCAGTGGTCACGCGGATTTCTATGTCAACGGGGGAACCAGGCAGCCAGCTTGTGTGGGATCAGCCACTTTGTTTC AAACCCTGGCCTGTGATCACACAAAAGTCACTCCGTACTTTATAGAATCCATAACCACGACTCGGGGATTTTATGCGGGTCCTTGTCCCAACTTGTTTTCCTACCTGATAGGTTGGTGTGAGCCCAAGGACTCCGAATACGTACTAATGGGCGAACACTGTTCACACAA AGCTAGAGGGAACTATTATGTGACCACCAATGCGAAGGCGCCCTTCGCTCGGGGTTTTCCTGGCAAAGGGCGATCCAACGGGGAGTACCAGGGAGTAAGGAGATAA